One Candidatus Nitrososphaera evergladensis SR1 genomic window carries:
- a CDS encoding winged helix-turn-helix domain-containing protein, with amino-acid sequence MYMKNRSRDEILTEILSGLDEPESRTAIMYKSRLSYAQLQFYHKYLLEKKLIREEDRRWVSTDKGKAFLKASLAASQILNDDNISS; translated from the coding sequence ATGTACATGAAAAACCGCAGCAGAGATGAAATACTGACGGAGATCCTTTCCGGCCTTGATGAACCCGAAAGTAGGACTGCGATAATGTACAAATCCCGCCTCAGTTACGCTCAACTGCAGTTCTACCACAAGTACCTTCTCGAAAAGAAGCTCATAAGGGAAGAAGACCGAAGGTGGGTTTCGACGGACAAGGGTAAGGCGTTCCTCAAGGCATCCCTGGCAGCCAGCCAGATCCTGAACGACGATAACATCAGCAGCTAG
- a CDS encoding Lrp/AsnC family transcriptional regulator yields MKRENDSSAILKNPFVDQGMLEGRQEDVADMIKHETSPFKKATSRDEILAEFREMGVTDNVFSSVPTNTLARLLENIKTAATEQRYPKVHSGGPSSPPILSTVDKKILKALLSSTGGVSSLTLSKELDIPLSTVQRRRKRLEANLLEMSYTLKVERFGWRTATLFISTRNGMTAAVGKEILSLSDGVKSVNRILGENSADLMVEIIFRNNAELLNMVEKMKSINGVGNVFWIELIEPMGKNTDFAERVIEAD; encoded by the coding sequence ATGAAGCGTGAAAACGACTCGTCGGCTATCCTAAAAAATCCTTTCGTGGATCAGGGCATGCTGGAGGGTCGCCAAGAGGATGTCGCTGACATGATAAAACACGAGACTTCGCCATTCAAAAAGGCTACTTCGAGAGATGAGATTCTTGCCGAGTTCCGGGAAATGGGTGTCACAGATAACGTATTCAGCTCTGTGCCTACAAACACTCTGGCACGCTTGCTGGAAAACATCAAGACAGCTGCTACAGAGCAGAGATATCCCAAGGTCCACAGTGGCGGTCCCAGTAGCCCGCCCATCCTCTCCACGGTCGATAAGAAGATCCTAAAAGCGCTGCTTTCGTCCACTGGCGGCGTGTCGTCACTCACACTTTCAAAAGAGCTTGACATTCCTCTCAGTACAGTGCAGAGGAGGCGCAAGCGGCTGGAGGCCAACCTCCTGGAGATGTCGTACACGCTCAAGGTGGAAAGGTTCGGCTGGAGGACTGCCACGCTTTTCATATCCACAAGGAACGGGATGACTGCTGCTGTGGGGAAGGAGATACTGTCTCTGTCCGATGGCGTCAAGTCGGTCAATCGCATTCTGGGCGAGAACTCGGCGGACCTGATGGTGGAAATAATCTTTCGCAATAACGCAGAGCTTCTCAACATGGTGGAAAAAATGAAGTCGATAAACGGCGTTGGAAACGTGTTCTGGATAGAGTTGATAGAGCCGATGGGTAAAAACACCGACTTTGCCGAACGCGTTATTGAAGCCGACTGA
- the cgi121 gene encoding KEOPS complex subunit Cgi121, whose amino-acid sequence MIKIRLLGGAKKAVGRSSLDFDRKQASVSEILTFLQGISQEPRLLQAGNLIIAVNGVDSQALSGPDTMAKEGDTVTIVTVVHGGMEDNRLSLWNVLVAGVYKLDDKDTGKLLDRLRAENPKVMVQAADAAAVYGRDHALGALDIVLEAMARNIMIANRPETEVLLRLACTDQIAEALKRARLREGEAGCFIAFSTDAQALKKFGEQISHEFTLDDSVILQSREKRKALAKTVGISQEVDDDKEFLDLLLERAAILIRKN is encoded by the coding sequence ATGATAAAAATCAGGCTGCTGGGCGGCGCAAAAAAAGCCGTCGGCAGGTCTTCTCTCGACTTTGACAGGAAGCAGGCATCTGTTTCAGAGATTTTGACGTTTTTGCAAGGCATCTCGCAAGAGCCAAGGCTCTTGCAGGCAGGCAACCTCATTATAGCGGTAAACGGAGTCGACTCGCAGGCGCTGTCCGGCCCAGACACCATGGCCAAGGAGGGCGATACGGTTACAATAGTCACGGTGGTGCATGGCGGGATGGAAGACAACAGGTTGTCGTTGTGGAATGTCCTTGTGGCTGGCGTGTACAAGTTAGACGATAAGGACACAGGCAAGCTGCTTGACAGGCTGCGGGCGGAAAATCCGAAAGTGATGGTGCAGGCAGCCGATGCGGCCGCAGTTTACGGGCGCGACCACGCGCTTGGAGCCCTCGACATTGTCCTTGAAGCGATGGCAAGAAACATCATGATTGCAAACAGGCCGGAGACAGAGGTGCTGCTGCGCCTTGCGTGCACAGACCAGATAGCAGAGGCCTTGAAAAGGGCGCGCCTTAGAGAAGGCGAGGCAGGATGCTTTATTGCGTTTTCAACTGACGCGCAGGCCTTGAAAAAATTTGGCGAGCAGATCTCGCACGAGTTTACGCTTGACGACTCGGTCATTTTGCAGAGCAGAGAAAAAAGAAAAGCGCTTGCAAAAACAGTCGGCATTTCCCAAGAGGTTGATGACGACAAAGAATTCCTTGATTTGCTGCTAGAGCGTGCAGCGATACTGATAAGGAAGAACTAG
- a CDS encoding hydantoinase/oxoprolinase family protein — translation MHAAARRIRVGIDVGGTFTKAVAIDMVEGSIIGKVTVPTTHSSGEGVSTGIVQALKTLMQRHAITNSEIELISHSTTQAVNALLEGDTAKVGIVGMGVGLEKSNVIKRTNVRDIELAPNKYLHTCYRFLDTSKYLQDDEVKETISELKSEGAQVIVVSEAYGVDDPSNEQFVMLKSDVPATAGHELTGIYGLEIRTLTAAINAGILPKATGTAKFVESAVRNEGITAPVLIMKGDGGVTSMRTFQSKPIITVLSGPAASVAGALLHLRVIDGVFIEVGGTSTNVCVIKDGRPEIRYVTITQHPTCIRSLDVRVAGVAGGSLVRWSGRKITDVGPRSAHIAGLPYSCFAQPDELEGGQIITFSPKEGDPIDYVAIEAGGKRFAITNTCAANALGLVPKGDYAYANVESAKTALSILASRIGTTMEQAAGMILDISAKKVLDIVEPMVKEYKLKRERIVFVGGGGGASVLVPYVARKMQLSHKIAEHAEVISSIGVAAAMIHEEVEKTVSNPKPEDITELAEQVKKTALERGALPESITIQSEFISERSLLRVTAMGNVSLDIGTANAPEIGDSEAHVLACELFGVNEGVQRIFDMKNYHIFACEMSKKKLFLKSKKQPVLVLDKYGRVRLSVDNAAIFNGAPDDVADRVDELLHEHRDSGKDLAPQVHILDGVKLMDFSSLTAPEHVAKAVRDELKKAAAKDVAAIVRLQ, via the coding sequence ATGCATGCGGCAGCAAGAAGGATCCGGGTTGGCATCGACGTAGGGGGCACGTTCACCAAGGCCGTTGCAATTGACATGGTCGAGGGAAGCATCATCGGCAAGGTGACAGTGCCTACGACTCACTCTTCAGGAGAAGGCGTCTCTACCGGCATCGTCCAGGCATTAAAGACGCTTATGCAAAGGCACGCCATCACAAACTCGGAAATTGAACTTATCTCGCACAGCACGACGCAGGCCGTAAACGCGCTCTTGGAAGGCGACACCGCCAAGGTCGGAATCGTCGGCATGGGAGTCGGCCTTGAAAAATCAAACGTGATAAAGCGCACCAACGTCCGCGACATCGAGCTTGCGCCAAACAAGTACCTGCACACCTGCTACCGGTTCCTTGACACTTCAAAATACCTGCAGGACGATGAGGTCAAAGAAACCATTTCCGAACTAAAATCAGAAGGCGCGCAGGTAATAGTGGTGAGCGAGGCGTACGGGGTAGACGACCCGTCAAACGAGCAGTTTGTCATGCTAAAGTCAGACGTGCCGGCGACCGCCGGCCACGAGCTGACAGGCATCTACGGCCTTGAGATAAGGACGCTTACTGCAGCAATCAACGCCGGCATACTGCCCAAGGCGACCGGCACTGCAAAATTCGTCGAGTCTGCGGTCCGAAACGAGGGCATAACCGCGCCGGTGCTCATCATGAAGGGCGACGGGGGCGTCACCAGCATGCGCACCTTTCAGAGCAAGCCCATCATCACCGTGCTGTCGGGACCGGCGGCAAGCGTCGCCGGCGCGCTCTTGCACCTGCGGGTAATCGACGGGGTCTTTATCGAGGTGGGCGGCACGTCCACCAACGTCTGCGTGATAAAGGACGGCCGGCCGGAGATCCGGTACGTCACGATAACGCAGCATCCCACGTGCATACGGTCCCTTGATGTCAGGGTCGCCGGCGTCGCAGGAGGCTCGCTCGTGCGCTGGTCGGGCCGCAAGATAACCGACGTGGGGCCCCGCTCGGCGCACATTGCCGGCCTGCCGTATTCTTGCTTTGCGCAGCCGGACGAGCTTGAAGGCGGGCAGATAATTACATTCAGCCCAAAAGAAGGCGACCCGATAGACTATGTCGCAATAGAGGCTGGCGGCAAGCGCTTTGCGATAACAAACACGTGTGCGGCAAACGCGCTCGGCCTTGTTCCAAAGGGCGACTATGCCTATGCAAATGTAGAGTCTGCAAAAACCGCCCTTTCAATCCTTGCATCCCGCATAGGCACGACGATGGAGCAGGCGGCAGGCATGATACTTGACATTTCTGCAAAAAAAGTGCTGGACATAGTCGAGCCCATGGTAAAGGAGTACAAGCTAAAGCGCGAGAGGATTGTCTTTGTTGGGGGCGGGGGCGGCGCGTCCGTGCTGGTCCCGTACGTCGCGCGCAAGATGCAGCTGTCCCACAAGATAGCCGAACACGCGGAGGTCATTTCGTCAATAGGCGTGGCGGCGGCCATGATACACGAAGAGGTCGAAAAGACGGTGAGCAACCCAAAGCCGGAAGACATTACCGAGCTTGCCGAGCAGGTGAAAAAAACGGCCCTTGAGCGTGGCGCACTTCCAGAATCGATAACGATACAGTCAGAGTTCATAAGCGAGCGCTCGCTTCTGCGCGTGACTGCGATGGGCAACGTGTCGCTTGACATAGGCACCGCAAACGCGCCAGAGATAGGCGACAGCGAGGCGCACGTGCTTGCCTGCGAGCTGTTTGGCGTCAACGAGGGCGTCCAGCGCATATTTGACATGAAGAACTACCACATTTTTGCCTGCGAGATGAGCAAGAAAAAACTGTTCTTGAAATCAAAAAAGCAGCCGGTGCTTGTCCTTGACAAGTACGGCCGCGTCCGGCTTTCAGTCGATAACGCGGCAATATTCAATGGCGCGCCCGACGACGTGGCCGACAGGGTGGACGAGCTCTTGCACGAGCACCGGGACAGCGGCAAGGACCTTGCGCCGCAGGTGCACATACTGGACGGCGTAAAACTGATGGACTTTTCAAGCCTTACCGCGCCAGAGCACGTCGCAAAGGCAGTGCGTGACGAGCTGAAAAAGGCGGCCGCCAAAGACGTGGCCGCAATCGTGAGGTTGCAATGA
- a CDS encoding L-threonylcarbamoyladenylate synthase — protein MTEILDCPEGVVRCASIVKEGGVVVFPTDTVYGIGCDPYSDSSVARIFEIKGRQEDKPLPVLAASMKDAEKIVKLGKAGRALAKKFWPGALTIVAPLADPKISDRVLAGRQSLAVRVPANKCLLNLLSICKYIVGTSANPSGRPSPRSAQEVAIEGYDALLVDKAALIGLESTIVDVTGIPRIIRQGAISAGEIEKVLGENE, from the coding sequence TTGACAGAGATCCTCGACTGCCCTGAAGGGGTGGTCCGGTGCGCATCCATTGTAAAAGAAGGCGGGGTGGTTGTTTTTCCGACAGACACCGTCTACGGGATAGGGTGCGACCCGTACAGCGATTCTTCTGTTGCGAGGATATTTGAGATAAAGGGAAGGCAGGAGGACAAGCCCCTTCCCGTGCTTGCCGCAAGCATGAAGGACGCAGAGAAAATAGTAAAACTGGGCAAGGCCGGCAGGGCGCTTGCAAAAAAATTCTGGCCCGGCGCACTTACGATTGTCGCCCCGCTTGCAGACCCCAAGATCTCTGACAGGGTGCTGGCAGGCAGGCAAAGCCTTGCGGTCCGCGTCCCTGCAAACAAGTGCCTGTTGAACCTTCTGTCGATATGCAAGTACATTGTTGGGACGAGCGCAAACCCTTCCGGCAGGCCGTCGCCTAGGAGCGCGCAGGAAGTGGCGATTGAAGGCTATGACGCCCTCCTTGTCGACAAGGCCGCGCTCATCGGGTTAGAGTCTACCATAGTTGATGTAACTGGAATTCCCAGGATAATCCGGCAGGGCGCAATAAGCGCCGGCGAAATTGAAAAGGTGCTTGGAGAAAATGAATGA
- a CDS encoding Ig-like domain-containing protein: MALANGDKAALCSVIVAAGVVLALIAYGGPLLKDNKASNSAPASSETSSGESQEGSASNNDVQNAAAMLENTATTTTMPIAETTETGTKKEVAISDGMTLVDNVVTGPPLPDGVSVEPETATANPDSLVLDCSVPASISQDSQSGWSAILLDSSLQPVSGRTIVWQVSPGSHSFSSVTKPDGTAAPAIDLSGLAPGTYSVTAALDGNTAASCTEPFEIIQATTPVHHSSFAGDVTVPELKITAPANGQLLNGSSFGVPVRVEGTASDASNIASVEVRWTAAWGLTGYRMATPAGPDNWSNWSYDGIKFDTPGEKTILAKATDNVGNKKWKVVTFTVSFTKDKITTNPSEGAVVSSPLHVTGTATDFARGVQKVEVRTDVSGYGQAVPDTPGDWSSWSYNVTFTTSGSHQVIVRVTDNAGNTYWKTTNVIVQPGP, translated from the coding sequence ATGGCACTTGCAAATGGTGACAAAGCTGCGCTATGCTCGGTTATAGTGGCTGCTGGTGTCGTGCTTGCACTAATTGCATACGGCGGTCCTCTACTGAAGGATAATAAAGCATCAAACTCTGCGCCGGCCAGTAGCGAAACATCTTCAGGCGAGTCACAAGAAGGTTCTGCCAGCAATAATGACGTACAGAATGCCGCTGCCATGCTTGAAAACACCGCCACAACAACTACTATGCCAATTGCTGAAACAACAGAAACCGGAACGAAAAAAGAAGTCGCAATCAGCGATGGTATGACTCTTGTTGATAATGTTGTCACAGGCCCGCCCCTGCCTGATGGTGTCAGCGTCGAGCCGGAAACAGCAACAGCCAATCCTGATTCTCTTGTCCTTGATTGCTCGGTGCCTGCAAGCATTTCGCAAGATTCGCAATCGGGCTGGTCAGCCATCCTTCTCGACTCTAGCCTGCAGCCTGTATCTGGCAGGACAATCGTGTGGCAAGTGTCGCCGGGTAGCCATTCATTTTCCTCTGTGACAAAGCCCGACGGGACAGCGGCTCCTGCCATCGATCTGTCTGGCCTTGCACCTGGAACTTATAGCGTCACTGCGGCCCTTGACGGAAACACTGCTGCTTCCTGCACAGAGCCTTTTGAAATCATCCAAGCTACTACTCCAGTACATCACAGCTCTTTTGCTGGTGACGTAACAGTCCCGGAGCTAAAGATCACCGCACCTGCCAACGGACAACTCCTCAACGGCTCTTCGTTTGGGGTGCCGGTCAGGGTCGAGGGCACCGCCTCTGACGCAAGCAATATCGCCAGCGTCGAAGTAAGGTGGACTGCCGCGTGGGGCTTGACTGGATACCGCATGGCCACGCCTGCAGGGCCGGACAACTGGTCGAACTGGAGCTACGACGGCATCAAGTTCGACACTCCTGGAGAAAAAACCATCTTGGCCAAGGCCACTGACAATGTGGGGAACAAAAAGTGGAAGGTGGTGACGTTTACAGTCTCGTTCACGAAAGACAAGATCACCACAAACCCGTCTGAAGGGGCAGTGGTTTCAAGTCCGCTTCACGTGACCGGCACAGCCACTGACTTTGCCAGAGGTGTGCAGAAGGTGGAAGTAAGGACGGACGTCTCTGGATACGGCCAGGCTGTTCCAGACACGCCCGGCGACTGGTCATCGTGGTCGTACAACGTGACGTTCACAACCAGCGGGTCCCACCAGGTAATAGTGAGGGTAACGGATAATGCAGGAAACACGTACTGGAAAACAACAAACGTGATTGTCCAGCCTGGGCCATGA
- a CDS encoding V4R domain-containing protein — protein MSGGSTDPASIGSGENPFYHFSQKTKVIEDSAFGCRAILVNERFWNKIRSSILDLLKDAGPLVMYELGLEYGFDMGFQGKAKSKTRGNDIDFFTYYVLMSGWGRFEVSELKLKDNAPPRKATVKVHDSFFAKAAKSETGNPSCFFLSGLLAGMAEGTFSTGYNCLETKCLACGDDYCEFVLTRRPGD, from the coding sequence ATGTCTGGAGGGTCTACCGACCCCGCTAGTATAGGCTCTGGAGAAAACCCATTCTACCACTTTTCCCAAAAAACCAAAGTCATCGAAGATTCGGCGTTTGGCTGCCGGGCGATACTGGTAAACGAAAGGTTCTGGAACAAGATAAGGTCCTCCATTTTGGACCTGCTAAAAGATGCCGGGCCCTTGGTGATGTACGAACTTGGGCTGGAATACGGTTTTGACATGGGATTTCAGGGCAAGGCCAAGTCCAAGACCAGGGGAAACGACATCGACTTTTTTACGTACTATGTCCTGATGTCCGGCTGGGGCCGGTTTGAGGTATCTGAGTTAAAGTTAAAGGACAACGCGCCCCCGCGCAAGGCCACTGTCAAAGTCCATGACAGTTTCTTTGCAAAGGCGGCCAAAAGCGAGACTGGCAACCCAAGCTGTTTCTTTTTGTCAGGTCTGCTTGCAGGGATGGCAGAAGGGACATTTTCAACCGGCTACAACTGTCTTGAGACAAAATGCTTGGCTTGCGGCGACGATTACTGCGAGTTTGTCCTTACGCGGAGACCCGGCGACTAG
- a CDS encoding Lrp/AsnC family transcriptional regulator, whose protein sequence is MIVQHEAQIEPSSRFEILENLEKLGVNPEMLDQLSIPALNHLLKTLQKAASSSSVQSRPGRRKSHELSRVVSPADKKILKALLSSTGGVSSLTLSKELDIPLSTVQRRRKRLEANLLEMSYTLKVERFGWRTATLFISTRNGMTAAVGKEILSWKDSVSCVSRTMGENSIDLKADIVFKDNEELVETIGRIKAIEGVEKVSWTEQIRAVGHNNNLISYILDKI, encoded by the coding sequence TTGATAGTCCAGCACGAAGCCCAGATCGAGCCAAGTTCAAGATTTGAGATACTTGAAAACCTGGAAAAACTTGGCGTGAACCCTGAAATGCTTGACCAGCTGTCAATCCCGGCGCTGAACCACCTGCTAAAGACCCTTCAAAAAGCCGCAAGTTCCAGCTCTGTCCAGAGCAGGCCAGGAAGGCGCAAGTCGCATGAACTTTCTCGAGTCGTTTCCCCTGCGGACAAGAAGATCCTAAAAGCGCTGCTTTCGTCCACTGGCGGCGTGTCGTCACTCACACTTTCAAAAGAGCTTGACATTCCTCTCAGTACAGTGCAGAGGAGGCGCAAGCGGCTGGAGGCCAACCTCCTGGAGATGTCGTACACGCTCAAGGTGGAAAGGTTCGGCTGGAGGACTGCCACGCTTTTCATATCCACAAGGAACGGGATGACTGCTGCTGTGGGGAAGGAGATACTGTCCTGGAAGGACAGCGTTTCTTGCGTCAGTCGCACGATGGGCGAGAATTCTATCGACCTCAAAGCAGACATTGTGTTCAAAGACAACGAAGAACTCGTTGAAACGATAGGGCGCATAAAGGCGATAGAAGGCGTCGAAAAAGTGTCATGGACTGAGCAGATTAGAGCAGTGGGCCACAACAACAATTTGATATCGTACATCCTAGACAAGATATGA
- a CDS encoding potassium transporter TrkA: protein MHESNNNGHDKKILVIGLGQIGYSNAEYLRSLGGLRVDGFDISEKAVERAIKDGIIDKKAADFAGYDYYLICISTHQPNDMFTPYQDGIMEVAYRIATEGRQGALVGIDSTIPKGTSRKVLALLNHKMHVVHVPHRYYGPEKKEHGVNQTRVIGGCEPCCMAEGKKFYGQMLGIPLHEVSAIEVAEMTKIVENSYRFLEIAFAEELKMVSESAGIDFDELRKAVNTKWNIKILEAREGIGGHCLPKDTEMFLSVAKNALDSSIVSAAKMVDHKYRFYLSQKPIAPQVELGKAKTEL, encoded by the coding sequence ATGCATGAGAGCAACAACAATGGTCACGACAAAAAAATACTCGTCATAGGACTTGGTCAAATAGGATACAGCAACGCAGAATACCTGCGCTCGCTTGGTGGATTGCGCGTGGACGGCTTTGATATCAGCGAAAAGGCAGTCGAGCGCGCCATCAAAGACGGCATAATCGACAAAAAAGCCGCAGATTTTGCCGGCTACGACTATTACCTGATATGCATATCGACCCATCAGCCAAATGACATGTTCACGCCGTACCAGGACGGCATAATGGAAGTCGCGTACAGGATAGCGACGGAAGGCAGGCAGGGCGCGCTTGTGGGAATCGACAGCACCATCCCAAAAGGGACTTCCAGAAAGGTGCTTGCGCTCTTGAACCACAAGATGCACGTGGTGCACGTTCCCCACAGGTACTATGGTCCTGAAAAGAAGGAGCACGGCGTGAACCAGACACGCGTGATTGGCGGATGCGAGCCGTGCTGCATGGCAGAGGGTAAAAAGTTCTACGGCCAGATGCTTGGTATACCACTCCATGAAGTAAGCGCCATCGAGGTCGCCGAGATGACCAAGATAGTGGAAAACTCGTACAGGTTCCTTGAAATCGCCTTTGCGGAAGAGCTGAAGATGGTGAGCGAATCTGCCGGCATTGACTTTGACGAGCTGAGAAAAGCGGTAAACACAAAGTGGAACATCAAGATACTCGAAGCCCGGGAGGGAATTGGCGGCCACTGCCTGCCAAAAGATACAGAGATGTTCCTGTCGGTAGCCAAGAACGCGCTGGATTCAAGCATCGTGTCTGCTGCCAAGATGGTGGACCACAAGTACAGGTTCTACCTGAGCCAAAAGCCGATAGCTCCGCAGGTAGAACTGGGCAAGGCCAAGACAGAGCTGTAG
- a CDS encoding Lrp/AsnC family transcriptional regulator has product MKSPIALTEIDRKILKSLIAPKNVRASSKTMSEQLGIPQTTLQRRRKKLEEFTSNQCFLNLSKFGWRKVEFFLSTNSGKTMDIARILLQRDEVMYVSRNIGERTIDLRVKTIVRTNAEIASLLEEIKSIEGVRDAVWTETVQVIGKKDQLPDSIISQL; this is encoded by the coding sequence ATGAAATCTCCTATAGCTTTAACCGAGATAGACCGCAAGATCCTGAAAAGCCTAATTGCCCCAAAAAATGTCAGGGCATCGTCAAAAACAATGTCAGAGCAGCTAGGGATTCCGCAAACGACTTTGCAGCGGCGAAGAAAAAAGCTGGAAGAGTTTACCAGCAACCAGTGCTTTCTGAACCTGAGCAAGTTTGGATGGAGAAAGGTAGAATTTTTCCTTTCAACCAACAGCGGCAAGACAATGGACATTGCCAGGATCCTGCTTCAAAGAGACGAGGTCATGTATGTGAGCAGGAACATTGGCGAGCGCACAATAGACCTCAGAGTCAAGACAATAGTCAGGACAAATGCAGAGATAGCAAGCCTTCTGGAAGAAATCAAAAGCATAGAAGGGGTCAGGGACGCCGTGTGGACAGAAACCGTCCAGGTCATCGGAAAAAAGGACCAGCTCCCAGACTCCATTATTTCGCAACTATAG
- a CDS encoding THUMP domain-containing protein has protein sequence MNDFNLLVSSPRFREEDASDEILDLLDAFGDPDAEVQITRVAGIILARTSIHPVTVVEKLKELVASDPWEIRYVMRVLPIEKVVPAELEDISGAVGSMAARIPEGASFKIMVEKRHSDLHSREIIDYVAQEVKRKVDLENPSWVVLVEIVGRHAGVSVITPDKFFSSVVAKRESGE, from the coding sequence ATGAATGACTTTAACCTTCTAGTGTCAAGTCCGAGGTTCCGCGAAGAGGACGCGTCTGACGAAATTCTCGACCTCCTTGACGCGTTTGGCGACCCCGACGCCGAGGTCCAGATAACCCGGGTTGCAGGAATCATACTTGCCAGAACGTCAATTCATCCTGTTACGGTCGTTGAAAAACTAAAAGAGCTTGTGGCTTCTGACCCGTGGGAAATCCGCTACGTCATGCGCGTGCTTCCGATAGAGAAGGTCGTGCCTGCCGAGCTTGAGGACATTTCAGGCGCTGTGGGGTCGATGGCGGCAAGGATACCTGAGGGCGCGTCGTTCAAGATAATGGTGGAAAAGCGCCACAGCGACTTGCACTCTCGTGAAATAATCGACTATGTCGCGCAGGAGGTCAAGCGCAAGGTTGACCTTGAAAACCCGTCATGGGTGGTGCTCGTTGAAATCGTGGGCAGGCACGCCGGCGTCTCGGTGATAACGCCGGACAAGTTCTTTAGCTCTGTTGTCGCAAAGCGCGAGTCAGGCGAGTGA